A genomic segment from Streptosporangium roseum DSM 43021 encodes:
- a CDS encoding Crp/Fnr family transcriptional regulator, which yields MRERLLGLGTVAQRAAGHDLIRQGTMDDIVFVLMEAITKITARAENGSQVLLAVRVSGDIVGDMAALSGGPRSATVTTCRRSTICAIKGPIFLDFLRKTPEAGLALSRLIGDRLRWANERRLDFAGYDAGIRLARLLLTLAARHGRWVSSELDMGVPLTQAELGELIGAKEVTVQKALRELADRGLIRRVRRGVVITGVAELAELAGTPEVIDQLKPY from the coding sequence GTGAGAGAACGTCTGCTGGGCCTCGGGACGGTCGCGCAACGCGCCGCCGGACACGATCTCATCCGGCAGGGCACGATGGACGACATCGTCTTCGTCCTTATGGAGGCCATCACGAAGATCACCGCACGGGCCGAGAACGGCAGCCAGGTGCTCTTGGCGGTCCGGGTGAGCGGAGACATCGTGGGCGACATGGCGGCGCTGAGCGGGGGACCGCGTTCGGCGACGGTGACGACCTGTCGCAGATCGACCATCTGCGCGATCAAAGGCCCGATCTTCCTCGACTTCCTGCGCAAGACCCCCGAGGCGGGCCTGGCCCTGAGCCGCCTGATCGGCGACCGGCTCCGGTGGGCGAACGAGCGCAGGCTCGATTTCGCAGGTTACGACGCCGGCATCCGCCTCGCGCGCCTTCTGCTGACACTCGCGGCCCGCCATGGCCGGTGGGTCTCCAGCGAACTGGACATGGGAGTCCCTCTCACACAGGCAGAGCTCGGCGAGCTCATCGGCGCGAAGGAGGTGACCGTCCAGAAGGCCCTGCGCGAGCTGGCGGACCGGGGACTGATACGACGCGTCCGGCGGGGCGTGGTCATCACAGGGGTAGCGGAGCTGGCCGAGCTCGCAGGAACGCCGGAAGTGATCGATCAGCTCAAGCCCTACTGA